In Paraglaciecola sp. T6c, the sequence TATGTTTTATGTCATGGAGTTTATGGACGGCAACGTCTATTGGGACAGTTCGTTACCTGAAATGGCCGATAAACAAACCCGCAGCACCATGTACCAGAATATGGTCACGGTCATGGCGACCATGCATAGTGTTAATGTGGATGAGGTCGGCCTTGGGGACTATGGAAAGCCGGGTAATTACTTTGAGCGCCAAATAAGTCGCTGGACCAAGCAATACCGTTTATCTGAAACCCACGAAATTCCTGAAATGGATCAACTCATAAGCTGGTTAGAAACCAACATTCCAGCTGATGATGGCAAAGTCTCGTTAGTACACGGTGATTATCGTATGGACAATTTGATGTTCGCCAAAGATTCAACAGACATTATTGCTGTGCTGGATTGGGAGTTATCGACTTTAGGTCATCCCTATGCCGATTTAGCTTACCAGTGTATGCAATTACGCCTACCAGATAACGTAGGTAAAGCGACCGGGCTGGGTGATGTCGACAGAGCCGCACTGGGTATTCCAAGTGAAGAAGAATACGTTGCACAATACTGCAAACTGGTAGGTATTAATGGGATAGAGAACTGGAATTTTTATTTGGCATTCAGCTTTTTCAGACTAGGGGCTATCGCCCAAGGCGTGGCTAAGCGAGCGGTTGATGGCAATGCGTCGAATAAACAAGCGCTGCAAGTAGGCAAGCTTGTGCAACCTTTAGCGCAATACGCCTTAAAAATTCTTAAGTAAATAACAGCTACATACGCCGCCGATTAAGCGGCGTTTTAACAGATAACGGAGTCAAACATGAAAGCCATCGTATGTAATGCTTTTGGTCCAGTAGAGGACTTGGAATACAAAGACGTACCCGACCCAAAAGCGGATAAGGGCCAAGTCGTCGTCGACATTAAAGCCTGCGGAGTTAACTTCCCTGATGGGTTAATCGTACAAGGGCTATATCAAATGAAGCCTGAAGTACCGTTTATACCGGGTAACGAAGTAGCAGGCGTGATCAGCGAAATCGGTGAAGGCGTTCCACATCTTAAAGTTGGCCAACGCGTCATCGCTTTGTGTATGTTAGGCGGTTACGCCCAGAAAGTTGCCTGTGCTGCGACACATGTCATGCCGCTGCCAGACGAAATATCCTTTGATGAAGCGGCAGGTCTAGTAACAGCCCACGCTACAGCTCATCATGGCCTTAAGCAGCGAGCTAATATACAGCCGGGTGAAACCTTGCTAGTCACTGGCGCTGCTGGTGGCACTGGACTTGCTGCCGTGCAAATTGGTAAACAAATGGGCGCAAAAGTCATAGCAGTGTGTTCGACTCAAGAAAAGCTCGACATGGCCAAAGCCAATGGTGCTGACATTCTCATCAATTACAGTGAAGTTGACTTAAAGAGCGCAATTAAAGACGTCACCAATGGCAAAGGCGTCGATGTGGTATACGAATGTGTTGGCGGTGATACATTCCACGCCTGCTCACGCTCTATGGCCTGGAACGGTCGATTACTGGTTGTTGGTTTTGCAGGTGGTACTATTCCTGAATTTCCAGTGAATTTATCATTGGTGAAAGGTTATTCCGTTGTTGGCGTGTTTTGGGGCTCGTTTACTCAGCATCAACCTCAAGACTTCGCACAAAATATGAAAGAGTTATTAACCTGGTATGTGCAAGGCAAAGTGAAAGTGGTGGTAGATGAAGCATTACCTTTAGCACAAGCCAAAGATGCATTGAATAAAGTAATGGGCCGAGAAGTAAAAGGCAAAATGTCACTTAACCCTTAGTTTTCTGACTCTTGTCTTGACTCTTGTCTCGACTCTCGTCTTAGCTCTCGCTCTGACTGGATTCTGAAAACACTTGTTAAACAAAAAACGGGCCTCAAATGAGGCCCGTTTCGTTTTTGGTGCGTGTTGAACAACAAAATTAATCATTGTCTTTTTACTTGCGTCAGTTCCAACACGTTGAGTAAATTGGTCGCCAACACGCTAAACAGTATCGCGTTATACAATAACTAGATGCGGTCGTTTAGAACAGCAACAATAGGTGAGGCGGTTAGGCCATTTTCTGATGCCCAGGCCACAACCGTTTTGCCGTCTTTTTCAGGAGAGCTTAAATCACTTTTAGGCATTTTTTTAACCATTAGGGTGCCAGTTTCAACCGCATCATTTAGCATCGCGGTGCGGATAAGGCTATTGCCTCCACAGCTGATACCAGAGTAGTAATCTTGTAACTTAAGGCGATAATCAGACTGCACGCGTTTCATTTTTTTGCGTAACTCGCCTTTATCATCGGCTTTTACGATAGTGCATATATTTTGTAATGCTTCGGCTACGTCCGCTTGTGCAGGGGCAGCGAAGATAATAGAGGTAGCAGCGATAGCGATAGAAGTTTTAACAATTTTCAACATGGTCAATTCCTCGGTTCCATTTAATGGGTTTTAAATATTGTTTGTTTCGTTGAGGTTATTAAACGCCATATAGCGTGATTAAAAAATCTACCAGGTGATACTAAGGTATAAGGCTCTATACCTTAGGCTAATACAAAACCCGTGCTAGGCGTTTAAAGGGTAGTCACACTTTGTTGCAGTTATAAGCTAGTCCCGAGCACGTGCAGCTGTTTTAATTTATACTAAGAAAAAAGCGTTATTTAGTGTGATAGCTAACTAGTTCAACTCAAAGAAACGAAACAAGGAGATGGTCATGAACGTGATATACAGGGTGTTACTATCTATTGCAGTCATTCTTGCTGCGTTACTGTGTTATTCCGCAGGGAGTATGACAGGAGTGGTGGCTTTTTTCGTGTTAGGCATTATGCTAGAAGGGGTATTTTGGCTCGGCATTGGCAAAATTTTCAGACGAAAAGCGAGCTAATCAACGCCGTTTAGCTTTGTTTCCCGCTTGATGTCGAGCTGACGTGATTAGAATGACCTGCCATATTATTCGTTAGGGCATGGATTGGTTGCTGGCAGGGTCACAGGTCAGGGTTATAAATCAGGGTACTCGTCAACAGCCACTAACATATCTGTGATCAAGCGCCGTTCATCTTCAGTCAATTCTGGTCGCCATATATCAAATAGCAACACCACACGCTCGTCGTTGCTATGATTCCATGCTTCGTGCTCTACGCTGTCATCAAAAATAAGGGCTTTACCTTCCTCCCATTCTCGGGTTTGGTTTCCAACCCGTAAACCACCACAATCTTTCGGTACAATAATGGGCAAATGACATATCAACCGAGTGTTCAATAACCCATGGTGGGGGGGAATTTTAACACCTGCTTTTAGTTTGGAAAACAGCGCCACCGGGGTTTGCCCCGCGATGAAAGGTAAGGGAGCAGAATTAAGCGCTTGCGTAGTTATTGGGCACTGGCGAGTGATTGATTCGTCTAACTTACCATAATGCCATAAGTAGGCCGCTGACCAGTTTAAACTATCGACAATATCAAGATGTTTAACAAAATTTGGCTCATTGCTGCCGCTATCTAGATAGGGGGAAAACAGCTCTTTTCCTCCTAACATTACTTCTAGCTCTGCTTTTATTTCGGGTGTTTTTGCTTCCAACTCACCGAGCCAAGGGAACTCATCACGTTCAAAGAATGCTCTTTGAGGTAAACCTGGAAAGTAAAACCGTGTGGGTTGTTGCAGGAATATTTCTTTTTTACCAAAACTAATATCTAGCGCCTCATCGAAGCGACGACTTGTTTTACCCCGTTGATACCCCTTTTTTTGCAGCGCTTCGAGCAAGTAATCAGAATATTGATTATCATGCTTTTCACGAAGTGCTAAACCTCGTTGCAAACCGCGAACAATTTCATCGGGTAAGTTTTGCTGACCTTCTGTTAACTGCAACGCTCCTTCATAGAATGCTAGGGCGCTTCGCTCTTGCTGGTTATACGCCAGTTGGTCCGCCTTGAAAATTAATGCCTTGACGTTTTTAGGCTCTTTTGCCAACACGTTTTCGATCGCTGAAATAGACGCTACAAAATCTTCCAACTGAGAGCAGGCAAAGGCCAACCCAAACCACGCATGAGTGAGATTTGGTGCTTGGTTGCATAAGTGCTGAAAGCTATGTCTAGCTTGTTGTAATTTACCTTGTTGTAAAAGTGCGATGGCAGACTGCAGTTGCAGCGCATTAGAAGATGTGTCGCTCATGAGGTGTTCCTTATTATTATCGTGTTAAGCTACTTTCTTAGCGGCTAAAAAACAAGTTCCTGTTTTTGTTTTAGCACCTATTACTGCCTTTGAGTGCTTCAAATTTGCCCATGAAGTATCCACTAATTAATTAACTGGAAAATAAAAAGATGGCTTACGAAGACATTATTGAGTTTTGGTTTAATGAACTTACGCCATCCCAGTGGTGGCAAAAAAGTGCTGCTTTTGATGCCGAACTAAAGGAACGATTTTCCGACGAGCATCAGCAAGCGATACAATGCGAGCTGAAACATTGGCGTAGCACAGCGCTAGGGCGCTTGGCGGAAATCATCGTGATAGATCAGTTCTCGCGAAATATTTACCGCGATACGCCTCGGGCATTTATGTATGACCCGCTAGCACTTGCTTTAGCACAAGAAGCACTAGTCGTGAAAGCGGATGATGAACTGGGTGAGTCTCAGCGTAATTTTATGTACATGCCGTTTATGCACAGTGAATCCTTAACGATTCACCAGCAAGCACAGCCTTTGTTTGAAAACAAAGCAAGTCAACATACCTATAATTTTGAATTAAAGCACATGGCGATTATTCAGCGATTTGGTCGTTATCCCCATAGGAACGATATTTTGCAGCGCAATTCGACCGAAGAAGAGCGCAAGTTCTTAACCCAAGCCAATTCACGTTTTTGAACAATTGATACTTATAAAACCGTGAGCGGCTGCATTACTAACAGAAATAAAAAAGCAGGCACGAACGTGATATTCAAGCCTGCTTGTATTGCATCATAACCTAAGCTCAATCAGCTATTATTTGCTCTTAGGTGTGTCTTTATCTGTGCGATGCTCATCAAACCACCAAAGGATATAGCCGACCTTTGCCATTAAGTTACTTGGCCTAGCGTAAATTCCGTGTGATGCGCCCGGTATACGCACCATTGCTGATTCAACGCCCTGTAATTTCAACGCTTGATAATACTGCTCTGTTTCCGAAATCGGCGTGCGGTGATCTGACTCACCAGTGAGTAACATAGTGGGGGTGGTGACGTTGCCTACGTAACTGATAGGCGAGTGCTTCATGTATAAGTCTTGCGCTTCCCAAGGCTTTTTACCAAACCAATTCTTATAGAAAAACGGGTAAAAATCAGACGTTAATACAAAGCTGTACCAGTTTATTACCGGTTTAGCGACAACGGCTGCGGTAAAACGCTCGGTGTGACCCACAATCCACGCAGTCAAGGTACCGCCACCTGAGCCACCTGTCACAAATAAGTTTTTCTCATCGATTGCGCCTTGAGCAATCACGGCATCTACCGTGGACATCAAATCATCGTAATCCTGGCTTGGGTAGTTTTTATCGATAGTTTGCGCGAAGTCTTTTCCGTAGCTATCACTGCCTCGTGGGTTTGCGTATACCACTACATAACCTTGCGCTGCCATTAGCTGAATTTCAGTGGAAAAATGCGGCCCGTAATTGGCGACCGGCCCCCCGTGTATCTCTAAGATAAGCGGGTAGCGTTTGCCTTCTTTTTTGCCTTGTTCAAACCCCGGCGGGTAAGCAACCCATGCCTGAATAGGCAATTCGTCAAAAGACGACTTAAGGCTCAATGGTTTGATGCTTGCTATGTCTTTATGGGCGAGGGCATCTTCATTTAATTGGGTGAGTAACGTGGCCTTGTCACCTTTTTTGATAGCAATGTCAGCTGGGCGCTGTGGGTTTGAGTAAGTGAACGCCACGGTGCCATTGTTGGCTACATCAAACTCACCGCCCGAGTAAGGTCGCCCAAACGCCAAGCCGCCAACTTTGTCAGCAACAATCTTTCGGTCACCTTGTAAGGGCTGGTAAGCCACATAGGTTTCGCCGCTATCGTCATAACTTAGGTACACGCCTTTGCTATCGCTCGCCCATTGTATACTGCCTACCGAGCGGTCGAACTCAGAGGTAAGGGAGCGACTCACGCCACCATTAGCATCCATGATGTAAAGCTGAGTATTCTCGTAGTTAGTGTACTTTTCATCGTATCCCAAATAGGCAATCAATTTGCCGTCAGGAGAGACCAATGGGCTGTTATCTGGACCAATACGATCGGTTAGCTGCAGCATCTCGCCACTGGCTACATCCACCTTATATACGTTGTCATCGGTGAGCTCTAAATCACTGTCGGGGTGCCGATTTGCCGAGAAAACAATGGCTTTGCTATCGCTGCTCCAACTGATACTGCCCCCGTGGTTAAACTCACCTTGGGTGAGTTGCCGAGGGGTGCCGCCATCCGCTGAGAGTACAAAAATTTGGTTATTTCCTGCCGGGATATAACCCGCACCGTCTGCCCGATAAAATAAATCGTCAATAAAAATAGCCGAGTCCGCCCACTTGGCACCCTCCGGTTTGCCTGACAAATTCACGGGGGATTTAGGCGTGCCTTTCACAAACTGACTAAAGGCAAGCATTTTACCGTCGGGTGACCAGCTAAGATTAGACGGAGAGCCCGTTAGATGGGTCATTTGACCTGTTTGCCCGGTGTTTAGCCATTTGATGTGGATTTGCGCTGAGCCGCTTGCGGTCGAGATATAAGCTAACTTGCTTTCATCAGGTGACAAGGTAGGGCTGAAATCAGCATGTAAGCCATTGGTCACTGGAGTCATTACGTTATTTTTATCGACCTTCCAGATGTTGCCACGTTTTTTATCGTTTTGAATGTCCATGTAGTTACGCACGAAATAAACGGTTTCACCATCCTTGGTAATATCCAGGCCTGAGGCATATTCTAAAGTGAATACATCTTGCAGTTTGAGGGTGTTTTCTGTGGTCTGAGCCAAGGCGTTACTGGCCGTTATGGCCAATGGGCCAACCAGCATCGCCAGCGCGATCGATTTTTTGATTAATTTCACTTAAATGTTCCCTGTTGTTTTTGTTTTATTGGTTTTTATTTTTGAATAAGTTAGCACAGTCATTAGTTATCAAGAATACCCAATGAGACAGACTGCAAATGATGTCGTTCAGTTGCAGCACTCCAAGGCCAGATACAACAATGTTTAGACATGTTGTCGTCATTTTATGGCGCCTGAACTAAAGCAAATAGTGTAAAATTCGCTTTATCAGCAGCGGCATATTTATACTCAACAGATGAAATCAGAACAAAGTACGACAATAGATGTCACCAACATACCGGTCAACGAAGACATAACATGCAGTACGTGCCGAGCGAATTGCTGCCGCCTTGAGGTGATGTTGATAACTGAAACAGGCGTGCCGGAGAAATATATCGCGCAGGACAAGTGGGGCGGGGAAATCATGCTTCGTTTAGAAGACGGCTGGTGCGCAGCGGTCGACCGAGAAACTATGCTGTGCACCATATATGAGAACCGCCCGCTTATTTGCCGTGAGTTCGAGATGGGTGGCTTTGAATGTCTCGATGAACGAACATAACAAAATATCAAAAGCGCAAAGGCTATGAACTGGCGTTTTAGAGCGCTCACAGGCATTGACCCTATGGTTATGGGCGCATTTGGATATATAAGGGTTAGTGGTTTGGCCGCTCGGGTAGGGCGGCCTTTAATTTTGCCTCACTTACATTCAGTGCTTTGGCTACTTTGGCCAAATCAGCTTGGGGGCCGCCTGCATCGTCCATGGCTTGCATCAACTGCGCTTGCGTCACGCCAAGTTTTTCCGCTGCTTTATCGAATCCAGGGGGGGCCATATTACCGTCTCTACCCATATTTTGGGGGCGACCGCCACCGGGGGGCTCGTTACGGGTAATTTTAGTCCCTGCTGGTGGATGGGCGCCAACGCCTGCTTGGGCGGTAGTTGAGAAATTGTTTTTAGCCACCACGCCTTTTAAGCATTTAGGTAAATTTGGAAATGTATTGGTTGAATGGTAATGATAAGCGCTGATACCACTGTCGCCAATCAAGCCTGTGTGGCCATTGCATTCGTCTAAGTCTGTCGGCATAACATTATCGGCATCGACACTCCCATAAATGGGCACGCCATCAAAGGCATAACCGAAAAGGGCAGCTGGATCTTGGGTTAAGTTAGTGCAATTAGCCTCCACATGCTCATGTGCGTACACACTATCAATATCGCTGGACGTGCCGTGATAATGATACCAACCTCCAGGGTCAACATGGCCTGCACAGGTATCTAACGCAGGTAAATGGCCTGTGCGCTGCACACTGGGGGCATCTGAGAAAATCGGCACGCCAGCCAGAGCAATCCCCACTTTAGATACTACGCCTAACCGAGATGCTGACTCAGCCAATACGGGCGAGGTCGGTATCAATAAAGTGATTTTTACGTCTTGGTCTTTTGATACCTGAATACATGCGTGATCGACAGTGGGCTTGGCGGTGGCATTATCCACAATATGCACCGTGCCATCGTCATCATAAAAAGTGTAGCCTTGCTCGTTTAGCATGCTGAGAAAGTCTTTATCTAAGCGATATAAGCCTGCCTTTGAGCCGTCCCAGTCCCAAATGCCGCCTTTA encodes:
- a CDS encoding phosphotransferase family protein, whose protein sequence is MSKQSAVEQLDEAKLATYLAQHIAGFSGPVKATKFAGGQSNPTFKLQTANATYVLRRQPPGKLLKSAHAVDREYRVIKALENTDVPVAKVYHLCEDVDVIGSMFYVMEFMDGNVYWDSSLPEMADKQTRSTMYQNMVTVMATMHSVNVDEVGLGDYGKPGNYFERQISRWTKQYRLSETHEIPEMDQLISWLETNIPADDGKVSLVHGDYRMDNLMFAKDSTDIIAVLDWELSTLGHPYADLAYQCMQLRLPDNVGKATGLGDVDRAALGIPSEEEYVAQYCKLVGINGIENWNFYLAFSFFRLGAIAQGVAKRAVDGNASNKQALQVGKLVQPLAQYALKILK
- a CDS encoding NADPH:quinone oxidoreductase family protein, whose protein sequence is MKAIVCNAFGPVEDLEYKDVPDPKADKGQVVVDIKACGVNFPDGLIVQGLYQMKPEVPFIPGNEVAGVISEIGEGVPHLKVGQRVIALCMLGGYAQKVACAATHVMPLPDEISFDEAAGLVTAHATAHHGLKQRANIQPGETLLVTGAAGGTGLAAVQIGKQMGAKVIAVCSTQEKLDMAKANGADILINYSEVDLKSAIKDVTNGKGVDVVYECVGGDTFHACSRSMAWNGRLLVVGFAGGTIPEFPVNLSLVKGYSVVGVFWGSFTQHQPQDFAQNMKELLTWYVQGKVKVVVDEALPLAQAKDALNKVMGREVKGKMSLNP
- a CDS encoding DUF3718 domain-containing protein, with product MLKIVKTSIAIAATSIIFAAPAQADVAEALQNICTIVKADDKGELRKKMKRVQSDYRLKLQDYYSGISCGGNSLIRTAMLNDAVETGTLMVKKMPKSDLSSPEKDGKTVVAWASENGLTASPIVAVLNDRI
- a CDS encoding aspartyl/asparaginyl beta-hydroxylase domain-containing protein, whose translation is MSDTSSNALQLQSAIALLQQGKLQQARHSFQHLCNQAPNLTHAWFGLAFACSQLEDFVASISAIENVLAKEPKNVKALIFKADQLAYNQQERSALAFYEGALQLTEGQQNLPDEIVRGLQRGLALREKHDNQYSDYLLEALQKKGYQRGKTSRRFDEALDISFGKKEIFLQQPTRFYFPGLPQRAFFERDEFPWLGELEAKTPEIKAELEVMLGGKELFSPYLDSGSNEPNFVKHLDIVDSLNWSAAYLWHYGKLDESITRQCPITTQALNSAPLPFIAGQTPVALFSKLKAGVKIPPHHGLLNTRLICHLPIIVPKDCGGLRVGNQTREWEEGKALIFDDSVEHEAWNHSNDERVVLLFDIWRPELTEDERRLITDMLVAVDEYPDL
- a CDS encoding DUF924 family protein — encoded protein: MAYEDIIEFWFNELTPSQWWQKSAAFDAELKERFSDEHQQAIQCELKHWRSTALGRLAEIIVIDQFSRNIYRDTPRAFMYDPLALALAQEALVVKADDELGESQRNFMYMPFMHSESLTIHQQAQPLFENKASQHTYNFELKHMAIIQRFGRYPHRNDILQRNSTEEERKFLTQANSRF
- a CDS encoding S9 family peptidase; protein product: MKLIKKSIALAMLVGPLAITASNALAQTTENTLKLQDVFTLEYASGLDITKDGETVYFVRNYMDIQNDKKRGNIWKVDKNNVMTPVTNGLHADFSPTLSPDESKLAYISTASGSAQIHIKWLNTGQTGQMTHLTGSPSNLSWSPDGKMLAFSQFVKGTPKSPVNLSGKPEGAKWADSAIFIDDLFYRADGAGYIPAGNNQIFVLSADGGTPRQLTQGEFNHGGSISWSSDSKAIVFSANRHPDSDLELTDDNVYKVDVASGEMLQLTDRIGPDNSPLVSPDGKLIAYLGYDEKYTNYENTQLYIMDANGGVSRSLTSEFDRSVGSIQWASDSKGVYLSYDDSGETYVAYQPLQGDRKIVADKVGGLAFGRPYSGGEFDVANNGTVAFTYSNPQRPADIAIKKGDKATLLTQLNEDALAHKDIASIKPLSLKSSFDELPIQAWVAYPPGFEQGKKEGKRYPLILEIHGGPVANYGPHFSTEIQLMAAQGYVVVYANPRGSDSYGKDFAQTIDKNYPSQDYDDLMSTVDAVIAQGAIDEKNLFVTGGSGGGTLTAWIVGHTERFTAAVVAKPVINWYSFVLTSDFYPFFYKNWFGKKPWEAQDLYMKHSPISYVGNVTTPTMLLTGESDHRTPISETEQYYQALKLQGVESAMVRIPGASHGIYARPSNLMAKVGYILWWFDEHRTDKDTPKSK
- a CDS encoding YkgJ family cysteine cluster protein; the encoded protein is MKSEQSTTIDVTNIPVNEDITCSTCRANCCRLEVMLITETGVPEKYIAQDKWGGEIMLRLEDGWCAAVDRETMLCTIYENRPLICREFEMGGFECLDERT
- a CDS encoding YHYH protein — protein: MTRCHTLTRSNICTLSANKTRMINTLSVAFIALAAPLAITACSDEKPSTQKSIAVQSTTTDASQVNINLFSLNALAKQPEIVACTLENGDDAQCAKLVVKYLPDEMEIGPFCPKTLDDKGGIWDWDGSKAGLYRLDKDFLSMLNEQGYTFYDDDGTVHIVDNATAKPTVDHACIQVSKDQDVKITLLIPTSPVLAESASRLGVVSKVGIALAGVPIFSDAPSVQRTGHLPALDTCAGHVDPGGWYHYHGTSSDIDSVYAHEHVEANCTNLTQDPAALFGYAFDGVPIYGSVDADNVMPTDLDECNGHTGLIGDSGISAYHYHSTNTFPNLPKCLKGVVAKNNFSTTAQAGVGAHPPAGTKITRNEPPGGGRPQNMGRDGNMAPPGFDKAAEKLGVTQAQLMQAMDDAGGPQADLAKVAKALNVSEAKLKAALPERPNH